Proteins encoded by one window of Arachis ipaensis cultivar K30076 chromosome B04, Araip1.1, whole genome shotgun sequence:
- the LOC107639452 gene encoding uncharacterized protein LOC107639452 isoform X3 produces the protein MEADELCIAELFGLKGKKNTKKNMKTKPKKDGNVPEDSALANSGADSGATATAVSIDNGGGNDVGASNNATNSSGIRVSSFDYSAENFFRYIDDIAALCGEDQNTDFDHSDVQRFSSSLTFLREWRDFRYPPKSIRFGYITERCQSSEEKDAGAITLPQFSSATVPQCDVQSKEHPVDTKLQESRCRDFVMCVGGPVWALDWCPQIDERPDCSAKCEFVAVATHPPGSSYHKMGAPLTGRGVIQIWCLLNIREQDEEKCYSTNKGKRRPKKDKSTKVTRPRGRPRKNPKGKVIDNTNSETPQYVPALDVQFPESSSELPASDGVCWNNEEILPIIDMSRRGHKIIEASTEKSAQIKRPRGRPKKSSKEATVCSSNSENQAVQAHAVQVPEDSAEINFSDAADGNRNESALQQCSVAKQKQTKKAASACSTVLETHVKSSRLKANHRDVGCNEDVALLTQVENDSSQPHGSSAMGNVVAPNSISGNVTMPKLVSCLAHNGKVAWDVKWQPPNMYDPVSKHRMGYLAVLLGNGSLEVWEVPLPRVLREIYKHRDGTDPRFIKLAPVFKCSMLKRGGKQSIPLTVEWSVMPPHDYLLVGCHDGMVALWKFSIKTSSKCDDTKPVLCFRGDAAPIRAVAWAPFEGNPFRPLRSMQPVPRNIYSLDWLPKPSCIIMSFEDGTMKTISLVKVANEFPVNGKTYNGKRQPWLHTYSVSSSAIWNVQVSRNTGMVAYCGADGTVFRFQLTTKAVEIGDSHHTVPFFLCGSVTEEDSTLVVNSSVSTGPFPLKRSIERVRHAQSFRDLLRKSATGEMAKASNPDSHTSALCGDDDLGMASECEEALSSVKEPKRRKLTGSDKKKPAESNSLVYKDDAPTSNLGDDTEKADFGHIPEVFPSKMVALHRVRWNMNKGSERWLCFGGAGGIVRCQEFVYTDIDRRWALKR, from the exons ATGGAAGCAGACGAGCTTTGCATCGCTGAACTTTTTGGCCTCAAAGGAAAGAAGAACACTAAGAAGAACATGAAAACAAAACCAAAGAAGGATGGAAATGTTCCAGAAGATTCTGCACTGGCAAACAGTGGCGCTGATTCTGGTGCTACTGCTACAGCTGTAAGCATTGACAATGGTGGTGGTAACGATGTTGGCGCTAGTAACAATGCTACTAATAGTAGCGGGATTAGGGTTTCTTCATTTGACTATTCTGCTGAGAATTTCTTCAGATACATTGATGACATTGCGGCACTATGCGGGGAAGATCAGAATACTGATTTTGATCACAGTGACGTTCAGAGATTCTCTTCCTCCCTCACATTTTTAAG AGAATGGAGAGATTTTAGGTATCCACCAAAAAGCATTAGGTTTGGTTACATAACTGAGAGATGTCAGAGCTCTGAGGAAAAAGATGCTGGAGCCATAACTTTGCCTCAGTTCTCATCAGCCACTGTTCCCCAG TGTGATGTGCAAAGCAAAGAGCATCCTGTGGATACCAAATTGCAGGAATCCAG ATGCAGAGACTTTGTGATGTGTGTTGGAGGCCCTGTATGGGCGTTAGATTGGTGCCCTCAGATAGATGAAAGGCCTGATTGTTCAGCTAAATGTGAG TTTGTTGCTGTTGCTACTCATCCACCTGGTTCTTCTTACCACAAGATGGGTGCCCCACTGACTGGTAGAGGTGTTATACAAATATGGTGTCTTCTAAATATCCGCGAGCAGGATGAAGAAAAATGTTATTCAACAAATAAGGGGAAAAGAAGACCTAAAAAAGACAAGTCAACAAAGGTGACGAGGCCTAGAGGAAGACCTAGAAAGAATCCCAAAGGAAAAGTAATTGATAACACAAATAGTGAAACCCCGCAGTACGTACCAGCCCTAGATGTTCAGTTTCCAGAAAGTTCTTCTGAGCTTCCTGCTTCAGATGGGGTTTGTTGGAACAATGAAGAAATATTACCTATCATTGACATGAGTAGAAGAGGACATAAAATAATTGAGGCCTCAACTGAAAAATCAGCACAAATAAAGAGGCCTAGAGGAAGGCCTAAAAAGAGTTCAAAAGAAGCTACTGTATGTTCTTCAAATTCTGAGAATCAAGCTGTGCAAGCTCATGCAGTTCAGGTTCCAGAAGATTCAGCAGAAATAAATTTTTCAGATGCAGCTGATGGAAATCGCAATGAATCAGCCTTGCAACAGTGTTCAGTTGCAAAGCAGAAACAAACCAAGAAAGCTGCTTCTGCATGCAGTACTGTCTTAGAAACTCATGTTAAAAGTAGTAGGTTGAAAGCTAACCATAGGGATGTGGGATGCAACGAAGATGTGGCACTATTGACGCAGGTTGAGAATGACTCAAGTCAACCTCATGGCAGCTCTGCAATGGGTAATGTAGTCGCCCCTAATTCTATTTCAGGGAATGTGACTATGCCAAAACTTGTGTCTTGCCTAGCTCATAATGGAAAGGTGGCATGGGATGTGAAATGGCAACCGCCCAACATGTATGACCCAGTAAGCAAACACCGAATGGGCTATCTTGCTGTCTTGTTGGGCAACGGATCTCTAGAAGT GTGGGAGGTTCCTCTTCCTCGTGTGTTGAGGGAGATTTATAAGCATAGGGACGGCACTGATCCTCGTTTTATAAAATTGGCACCTGTATTTAAATGCTCAATGTTGAAGCGTGGTGGAAAACAAAG CATTCCGTTGACAGTGGAGTGGTCGGTCATGCCCCCTCATGACTATTTACTTGTGGGCTGCCATGATGGAATG GTTGCTTTGTGGAAATTCTCTATAAAGACTTCATCTAAATGTGATG ATACAAAGCCTGTGCTTTGTTTCAGGGGAGATGCAGCTCCTATTAGAGCCGTTGCCTGGGCACCATTTGAAGG TAATCCATTTCGTCCTTTGAGGAGTATGCAACCTGTGCCAAGAAACATATATAGTCTGGATTGGTTGCCAAAGCCAAG TTGCATCATTATGTCCTTTGAAGATGGGACAATGAAAACCATTAGCTTGGTGAAGGTTGCAAATGAATTCCCTGTAAATGGAAAAACATACAATGGGAAAAGACAACCGTGGTTGCACACTTATTCAGTCTCATCATCTGCCATATGGAATGTTCAAGTGTCACGTAACACAG GCATGGTTGCATACTGTGGTGCAGATGGTACTGTCTTCCGTTTTCAG CTTACGACTAAAGCAGTAGAAATAGGTGATTCACACCATACTGTTCCATTCTTCCTCTGTGGGTCAGTAACTGAGGAGGACTCAACTCTTGTGGTCAATAGTTCAGTTTCAACTGGTCCCTTTCCATTAAAGAGGTCCATCGAAAGGGTTCGGCATGCTCAATCTTTTCGAGACTTGCTGAGAAAAAGTGCAACCGGTGAGATGGCGAAGGCTTCGAATCCTGATTCTCATACTTCAG CGCTCTGTGGTGATGACGATTTGGGTATGGCATCAGAATGTGAGGAAGCATTGTCTTCCGTGAAGGAGCCCAAAAGACGAAAACTGACTGGTAGCGACAAGAAAAAACCAGCAGAAAGTAATTCTCTTGTTTACAAAGATGATGCGCCGACAAGTAATCTCGGGGATGATACTGAGAAGGCAGATTTTGGTCATATACCAGAAGTCTTTCCTTCCAAAATGGTAGCTTTGCATAGAGTGAGATGGAACATGAACAAGGGTAGTGAGAGATGGTTGTGCTTTGGTGGAGCCGGTGGAATTGTACGTTGTCAGGAGTTTGTTTACACTGATATTGATCGGAGATGGGCCTTGAAGAGGTGA